A DNA window from Calliphora vicina chromosome 1, idCalVici1.1, whole genome shotgun sequence contains the following coding sequences:
- the wtrw gene encoding transient receptor potential channel pyrexia isoform X3, producing the protein MVRWRNNTDAMIEAQYPTPGEFEYMECGPSPPAESAPSMYDSFEEPTSELSVQICNDTLRISLIDQMKNAAGRIRYFEDIEQGNVIGENTKTHFESASQIEKSLCFLWSAFLKRWDLLQSLLDIGAELNFCDQNGITALHLGAFSGCLSTLTFLVGKGMNVNFQPKCYTPLHCAAFGNSPEAAKYLVNNGAQLSIDTNKPNCEESLLHCAVRANALECLQLFVDEGADVNSLKPNGTNAIHLAADLGNAQCLEILLKANGADPNVRICIREKESTALHLAADEGNVECVDLLLAKGADAKLKNHRGFTALHLAARTSSLECVESLLRNGNADANAEDFDHRTPLHAAVGKSENAFDILELLIQWGANVNHKDIYGFTALHLAALDGLAQCVEMLIYHGADVTTKSKKGTSALNVITRKTPASVAMIRQKLDAAITLHHSQDPVNREVELELDFRQLLQHCHPREISYLNTFVDEGQKEILEHPLCSSFLYIKWGKIRKYYIGRLIFCFFFILFLTLYVLTALAHNCYNGSKDDNTTIQAQELCQKQSILGDMLRNNPFVMEMQWWVLVAITVVEIFRKLYGITGYSSFKHYVTQVENIMEWFVITSVFVISYIYTKQTYTFQNHIGAFAVLLGWTNLMLMIGQLPVFDVYVAMYTRVQGEFAKLFMAYSCMLIGFTISFCVIFPSSSSFANPFMGFISVLVMMIGEQDLSLLINDPDGKDPPFLLEVSAQITFVLFLLFVTIILMNLLVGIAVHDIQGLKKTAGLSKLVRQTKLISYIESALFNGYLPTWLRNLLHYTALVSPQAYRVVLCVKPLNPSEKRLPRDILMKAYEVGKMRKHFGHTISAKSSDATYLSYKNKYNSETNQTPTTPYATEDFEATVLSNINTKIDDNSERIEYLTQEIQELKQALITQQQQASKVIDKLLIVISNQQKNNLRK; encoded by the coding sequence ATGGTAAGATGGCGTAATAATACGGATGCTATGATCGAAGCTCAATATCCAACACCAGGAGAATTTGAATATATGGAATGTGGTCCATCGCCACCAGCTGAAAGTGCACCCAGTATGTATGATAGTTTCGAAGAGCCAACCAGTGAATTGAGTGTACAAATATGCAACGACACTTTGCGCATCAGTCTAATCGATCAAATGAAAAATGCCGCCGGTCGCATACGCTATTTTGAGGACATCGAACAGGGCAATGTGATTGGTGAAAATACAAAGACTCACTTTGAATCCGCCTCGCAAATAGAGAAGAGTTTATGTTTCCTATGGTCGGCATTTCTAAAGAGATGGGATCTGTTGCAAAGCCTATTGGATATAGGAgctgaattaaatttttgtgatCAAAATGGTATTACCGCTTTGCATTTGGGTGCGTTTAGTGGCTGTCTTTCGACGCTCACGTTCCTTGTGGGCAAGGGCATGAATGTTAATTTTCAGCCAAAATGTTATACTCCCTTACACTGTGCAGCATTTGGTAATTCGCCTGAGGCGGCGAAATATTTGGTAAATAATGGTGCCCAATTATCCATAGATACGAACAAACCGAACTGTGAAGAGAGTCTACTGCATTGTGCGGTAAGAGCCAATGCTTTGGAATGCTTGCAGTTGTTTGTAGACGAGGGAGCAGATGTGAATTCCCTCAAACCGAATGGCACTAACGCTATACATTTGGCAGCCGACTTGGGTAATGCCCAGTGTTTAGAGATTTTATTAAAAGCCAACGGAGCTGATCCCAATGTGAGAATTTGTATACGGGAAAAGGAATCCACAGCTTTGCATTTAGCCGCCGATGAGGGAAATGTAGAATGTGTGGATTTATTGCTGGCCAAAGGGGCCGATGCAAAGCTAAAGAATCATCGCGGTTTCACGGCCCTACATTTAGCGGCTCGCACTTCCAGTTTGGAGTGTGTAGAATCTCTGCTGAGAAATGGCAATGCCGATGCCAATGCTGAAGACTTTGATCATAGAACCCCTTTACATGCGGCTGTGGGAAAATCTGAAAACGCCTTTGATATATTGGAACTACTTATACAGTGGGGAGCCAATGTTAATCACAAGGACATTTATGGTTTTACGGCTTTACATTTGGCCGCCTTAGATGGCCTGGCTCAATGTGTGGAAATGTTAATTTACCACGGTGCTGATGTCActacaaaatcgaaaaaaggcACTTCTGCCCTAAACGTCATCACCCGTAAAACACCCGCTTCTGTAGCCATGATAAGACAGAAATTAGATGCCGCCATTACTTTACATCATTCCCAAGATCCGGTCAATCGTGAGGTGGAATTGGAACTGGATTTTCGTCAACTCTTACAACATTGTCATCCTAGAGAGATTAGTTATTTGAATACGTTTGTGGATGAGGGACAAAAGGAAATTTTAGAACATCCCTTGTGCTCGTCATTCCTGTACATAAAATGGGGCAAGATAAGAAAATACTATATAGGACGTTTAATATTCTGTTTCTTCTTCATACTCTTCCTGACCCTGTACGTACTCACTGCCCTGGCCCACAATTGCTACAACGGCAGTAAAGATGACAACACCACCATACAGGCCCAGGAACTATGCCAGAAACAATCCATTTTGGGTGACATGTTACGCAACAATCCCTTTGTTATGGAAATGCAATGGTGGGTGCTGGTAGCCATCACAGTAGTGGAAATATTTCGAAAGTTGTATGGCATTACGGGTTACTCATCGTTCAAACACTATGTCACCCAGGTGGAAAACATAATGGAGTGGTTTGTCATCACCAGTGTATTTGTTATTTCGTATATTTATACCAAACAAACGTATACCTTTCAAAACCACATAGGAGCCTTTGCCGTACTGTTGGGTTGGACCAATCTTATGTTAATGATAGGACAACTGCCGGTATTCGATGTTTACGTAGCCATGTACACTAGGGTTCAAGGAGAATTTGCTAAACTGTTTATGGCCTACTCCTGTATGCTTATTGGATTTACTATATCATTTTGTGTTATATTTCCCTCTTCCTCATCCTTTGCTAATCCATTTATGGGTTTCATATCTGTACTGGTGATGATGATAGGAGAACAGGATCTGTCGCTACTCATCAATGATCCGGATGGCAAGGATCCACCATTTCTCTTGGAAGTTAGTGCTCAAATAACATTTGTGCTCTTCTTGCTATTCGTTACGATTATATTGATGAATCTGCTGGTGGGTATAGCGGTACACGATATACAAGGTCTCAAAAAGACCGCTGGCCTCTCTAAGCTGGTAAGGCAAACCAAGTTAATATCTTACATAGAGTCGGCCTTATTTAATGGTTATTTACCCACATGGCTACGTAACTTGCTGCACTATACGGCCCTGGTGTCACCGCAAGCGTATCGTGTGGTTTTGTGTGTAAAACCGTTAAATCCGAGCGAAAAACGTTTGCCACGAGATATTCTAATGAAAGCCTACGAGGTGGGTAAAATGCGCAAACACTTTGGTCACACTATATCGGCCAAATCATCCGATGCTACTTATCtttcatacaaaaacaaatacaatagtGAAACTAATCAAACACCGACGACTCCCTATGCGACGGAGGATTTTGAAGCCACCGTCTTGTCAAACATTAATACGAAAATCGATGATAATAGCGAACGTATTGAGTATTTAACACAAGAGATACAAGAGCTAAAACAGGCTCTTATAACCCAACAGCAGCAAGCTAGCAAAGTTATAGATAAATTATTGATTGTCATATCGAAtcagcaaaaaaataatttaagaaagTAG
- the wtrw gene encoding transient receptor potential channel pyrexia isoform X1, which yields MENLGYKEGSTKPRRMTRSISVVTKTEAEQPLAENNTNRFKSIPPNLMVRWRNNTDAMIEAQYPTPGEFEYMECGPSPPAESAPSMYDSFEEPTSELSVQICNDTLRISLIDQMKNAAGRIRYFEDIEQGNVIGENTKTHFESASQIEKSLCFLWSAFLKRWDLLQSLLDIGAELNFCDQNGITALHLGAFSGCLSTLTFLVGKGMNVNFQPKCYTPLHCAAFGNSPEAAKYLVNNGAQLSIDTNKPNCEESLLHCAVRANALECLQLFVDEGADVNSLKPNGTNAIHLAADLGNAQCLEILLKANGADPNVRICIREKESTALHLAADEGNVECVDLLLAKGADAKLKNHRGFTALHLAARTSSLECVESLLRNGNADANAEDFDHRTPLHAAVGKSENAFDILELLIQWGANVNHKDIYGFTALHLAALDGLAQCVEMLIYHGADVTTKSKKGTSALNVITRKTPASVAMIRQKLDAAITLHHSQDPVNREVELELDFRQLLQHCHPREISYLNTFVDEGQKEILEHPLCSSFLYIKWGKIRKYYIGRLIFCFFFILFLTLYVLTALAHNCYNGSKDDNTTIQAQELCQKQSILGDMLRNNPFVMEMQWWVLVAITVVEIFRKLYGITGYSSFKHYVTQVENIMEWFVITSVFVISYIYTKQTYTFQNHIGAFAVLLGWTNLMLMIGQLPVFDVYVAMYTRVQGEFAKLFMAYSCMLIGFTISFCVIFPSSSSFANPFMGFISVLVMMIGEQDLSLLINDPDGKDPPFLLEVSAQITFVLFLLFVTIILMNLLVGIAVHDIQGLKKTAGLSKLVRQTKLISYIESALFNGYLPTWLRNLLHYTALVSPQAYRVVLCVKPLNPSEKRLPRDILMKAYEVGKMRKHFGHTISAKSSDATYLSYKNKYNSETNQTPTTPYATEDFEATVLSNINTKIDDNSERIEYLTQEIQELKQALITQQQQASKVIDKLLIVISNQQKNNLRK from the coding sequence ATTCAAATCAATACCGCCTAATCTTATGGTAAGATGGCGTAATAATACGGATGCTATGATCGAAGCTCAATATCCAACACCAGGAGAATTTGAATATATGGAATGTGGTCCATCGCCACCAGCTGAAAGTGCACCCAGTATGTATGATAGTTTCGAAGAGCCAACCAGTGAATTGAGTGTACAAATATGCAACGACACTTTGCGCATCAGTCTAATCGATCAAATGAAAAATGCCGCCGGTCGCATACGCTATTTTGAGGACATCGAACAGGGCAATGTGATTGGTGAAAATACAAAGACTCACTTTGAATCCGCCTCGCAAATAGAGAAGAGTTTATGTTTCCTATGGTCGGCATTTCTAAAGAGATGGGATCTGTTGCAAAGCCTATTGGATATAGGAgctgaattaaatttttgtgatCAAAATGGTATTACCGCTTTGCATTTGGGTGCGTTTAGTGGCTGTCTTTCGACGCTCACGTTCCTTGTGGGCAAGGGCATGAATGTTAATTTTCAGCCAAAATGTTATACTCCCTTACACTGTGCAGCATTTGGTAATTCGCCTGAGGCGGCGAAATATTTGGTAAATAATGGTGCCCAATTATCCATAGATACGAACAAACCGAACTGTGAAGAGAGTCTACTGCATTGTGCGGTAAGAGCCAATGCTTTGGAATGCTTGCAGTTGTTTGTAGACGAGGGAGCAGATGTGAATTCCCTCAAACCGAATGGCACTAACGCTATACATTTGGCAGCCGACTTGGGTAATGCCCAGTGTTTAGAGATTTTATTAAAAGCCAACGGAGCTGATCCCAATGTGAGAATTTGTATACGGGAAAAGGAATCCACAGCTTTGCATTTAGCCGCCGATGAGGGAAATGTAGAATGTGTGGATTTATTGCTGGCCAAAGGGGCCGATGCAAAGCTAAAGAATCATCGCGGTTTCACGGCCCTACATTTAGCGGCTCGCACTTCCAGTTTGGAGTGTGTAGAATCTCTGCTGAGAAATGGCAATGCCGATGCCAATGCTGAAGACTTTGATCATAGAACCCCTTTACATGCGGCTGTGGGAAAATCTGAAAACGCCTTTGATATATTGGAACTACTTATACAGTGGGGAGCCAATGTTAATCACAAGGACATTTATGGTTTTACGGCTTTACATTTGGCCGCCTTAGATGGCCTGGCTCAATGTGTGGAAATGTTAATTTACCACGGTGCTGATGTCActacaaaatcgaaaaaaggcACTTCTGCCCTAAACGTCATCACCCGTAAAACACCCGCTTCTGTAGCCATGATAAGACAGAAATTAGATGCCGCCATTACTTTACATCATTCCCAAGATCCGGTCAATCGTGAGGTGGAATTGGAACTGGATTTTCGTCAACTCTTACAACATTGTCATCCTAGAGAGATTAGTTATTTGAATACGTTTGTGGATGAGGGACAAAAGGAAATTTTAGAACATCCCTTGTGCTCGTCATTCCTGTACATAAAATGGGGCAAGATAAGAAAATACTATATAGGACGTTTAATATTCTGTTTCTTCTTCATACTCTTCCTGACCCTGTACGTACTCACTGCCCTGGCCCACAATTGCTACAACGGCAGTAAAGATGACAACACCACCATACAGGCCCAGGAACTATGCCAGAAACAATCCATTTTGGGTGACATGTTACGCAACAATCCCTTTGTTATGGAAATGCAATGGTGGGTGCTGGTAGCCATCACAGTAGTGGAAATATTTCGAAAGTTGTATGGCATTACGGGTTACTCATCGTTCAAACACTATGTCACCCAGGTGGAAAACATAATGGAGTGGTTTGTCATCACCAGTGTATTTGTTATTTCGTATATTTATACCAAACAAACGTATACCTTTCAAAACCACATAGGAGCCTTTGCCGTACTGTTGGGTTGGACCAATCTTATGTTAATGATAGGACAACTGCCGGTATTCGATGTTTACGTAGCCATGTACACTAGGGTTCAAGGAGAATTTGCTAAACTGTTTATGGCCTACTCCTGTATGCTTATTGGATTTACTATATCATTTTGTGTTATATTTCCCTCTTCCTCATCCTTTGCTAATCCATTTATGGGTTTCATATCTGTACTGGTGATGATGATAGGAGAACAGGATCTGTCGCTACTCATCAATGATCCGGATGGCAAGGATCCACCATTTCTCTTGGAAGTTAGTGCTCAAATAACATTTGTGCTCTTCTTGCTATTCGTTACGATTATATTGATGAATCTGCTGGTGGGTATAGCGGTACACGATATACAAGGTCTCAAAAAGACCGCTGGCCTCTCTAAGCTGGTAAGGCAAACCAAGTTAATATCTTACATAGAGTCGGCCTTATTTAATGGTTATTTACCCACATGGCTACGTAACTTGCTGCACTATACGGCCCTGGTGTCACCGCAAGCGTATCGTGTGGTTTTGTGTGTAAAACCGTTAAATCCGAGCGAAAAACGTTTGCCACGAGATATTCTAATGAAAGCCTACGAGGTGGGTAAAATGCGCAAACACTTTGGTCACACTATATCGGCCAAATCATCCGATGCTACTTATCtttcatacaaaaacaaatacaatagtGAAACTAATCAAACACCGACGACTCCCTATGCGACGGAGGATTTTGAAGCCACCGTCTTGTCAAACATTAATACGAAAATCGATGATAATAGCGAACGTATTGAGTATTTAACACAAGAGATACAAGAGCTAAAACAGGCTCTTATAACCCAACAGCAGCAAGCTAGCAAAGTTATAGATAAATTATTGATTGTCATATCGAAtcagcaaaaaaataatttaagaaagTAG
- the wtrw gene encoding transient receptor potential channel pyrexia isoform X2 → MKLVNTLANWQHPWIWLETVFKSIPPNLMVRWRNNTDAMIEAQYPTPGEFEYMECGPSPPAESAPSMYDSFEEPTSELSVQICNDTLRISLIDQMKNAAGRIRYFEDIEQGNVIGENTKTHFESASQIEKSLCFLWSAFLKRWDLLQSLLDIGAELNFCDQNGITALHLGAFSGCLSTLTFLVGKGMNVNFQPKCYTPLHCAAFGNSPEAAKYLVNNGAQLSIDTNKPNCEESLLHCAVRANALECLQLFVDEGADVNSLKPNGTNAIHLAADLGNAQCLEILLKANGADPNVRICIREKESTALHLAADEGNVECVDLLLAKGADAKLKNHRGFTALHLAARTSSLECVESLLRNGNADANAEDFDHRTPLHAAVGKSENAFDILELLIQWGANVNHKDIYGFTALHLAALDGLAQCVEMLIYHGADVTTKSKKGTSALNVITRKTPASVAMIRQKLDAAITLHHSQDPVNREVELELDFRQLLQHCHPREISYLNTFVDEGQKEILEHPLCSSFLYIKWGKIRKYYIGRLIFCFFFILFLTLYVLTALAHNCYNGSKDDNTTIQAQELCQKQSILGDMLRNNPFVMEMQWWVLVAITVVEIFRKLYGITGYSSFKHYVTQVENIMEWFVITSVFVISYIYTKQTYTFQNHIGAFAVLLGWTNLMLMIGQLPVFDVYVAMYTRVQGEFAKLFMAYSCMLIGFTISFCVIFPSSSSFANPFMGFISVLVMMIGEQDLSLLINDPDGKDPPFLLEVSAQITFVLFLLFVTIILMNLLVGIAVHDIQGLKKTAGLSKLVRQTKLISYIESALFNGYLPTWLRNLLHYTALVSPQAYRVVLCVKPLNPSEKRLPRDILMKAYEVGKMRKHFGHTISAKSSDATYLSYKNKYNSETNQTPTTPYATEDFEATVLSNINTKIDDNSERIEYLTQEIQELKQALITQQQQASKVIDKLLIVISNQQKNNLRK, encoded by the coding sequence ATTCAAATCAATACCGCCTAATCTTATGGTAAGATGGCGTAATAATACGGATGCTATGATCGAAGCTCAATATCCAACACCAGGAGAATTTGAATATATGGAATGTGGTCCATCGCCACCAGCTGAAAGTGCACCCAGTATGTATGATAGTTTCGAAGAGCCAACCAGTGAATTGAGTGTACAAATATGCAACGACACTTTGCGCATCAGTCTAATCGATCAAATGAAAAATGCCGCCGGTCGCATACGCTATTTTGAGGACATCGAACAGGGCAATGTGATTGGTGAAAATACAAAGACTCACTTTGAATCCGCCTCGCAAATAGAGAAGAGTTTATGTTTCCTATGGTCGGCATTTCTAAAGAGATGGGATCTGTTGCAAAGCCTATTGGATATAGGAgctgaattaaatttttgtgatCAAAATGGTATTACCGCTTTGCATTTGGGTGCGTTTAGTGGCTGTCTTTCGACGCTCACGTTCCTTGTGGGCAAGGGCATGAATGTTAATTTTCAGCCAAAATGTTATACTCCCTTACACTGTGCAGCATTTGGTAATTCGCCTGAGGCGGCGAAATATTTGGTAAATAATGGTGCCCAATTATCCATAGATACGAACAAACCGAACTGTGAAGAGAGTCTACTGCATTGTGCGGTAAGAGCCAATGCTTTGGAATGCTTGCAGTTGTTTGTAGACGAGGGAGCAGATGTGAATTCCCTCAAACCGAATGGCACTAACGCTATACATTTGGCAGCCGACTTGGGTAATGCCCAGTGTTTAGAGATTTTATTAAAAGCCAACGGAGCTGATCCCAATGTGAGAATTTGTATACGGGAAAAGGAATCCACAGCTTTGCATTTAGCCGCCGATGAGGGAAATGTAGAATGTGTGGATTTATTGCTGGCCAAAGGGGCCGATGCAAAGCTAAAGAATCATCGCGGTTTCACGGCCCTACATTTAGCGGCTCGCACTTCCAGTTTGGAGTGTGTAGAATCTCTGCTGAGAAATGGCAATGCCGATGCCAATGCTGAAGACTTTGATCATAGAACCCCTTTACATGCGGCTGTGGGAAAATCTGAAAACGCCTTTGATATATTGGAACTACTTATACAGTGGGGAGCCAATGTTAATCACAAGGACATTTATGGTTTTACGGCTTTACATTTGGCCGCCTTAGATGGCCTGGCTCAATGTGTGGAAATGTTAATTTACCACGGTGCTGATGTCActacaaaatcgaaaaaaggcACTTCTGCCCTAAACGTCATCACCCGTAAAACACCCGCTTCTGTAGCCATGATAAGACAGAAATTAGATGCCGCCATTACTTTACATCATTCCCAAGATCCGGTCAATCGTGAGGTGGAATTGGAACTGGATTTTCGTCAACTCTTACAACATTGTCATCCTAGAGAGATTAGTTATTTGAATACGTTTGTGGATGAGGGACAAAAGGAAATTTTAGAACATCCCTTGTGCTCGTCATTCCTGTACATAAAATGGGGCAAGATAAGAAAATACTATATAGGACGTTTAATATTCTGTTTCTTCTTCATACTCTTCCTGACCCTGTACGTACTCACTGCCCTGGCCCACAATTGCTACAACGGCAGTAAAGATGACAACACCACCATACAGGCCCAGGAACTATGCCAGAAACAATCCATTTTGGGTGACATGTTACGCAACAATCCCTTTGTTATGGAAATGCAATGGTGGGTGCTGGTAGCCATCACAGTAGTGGAAATATTTCGAAAGTTGTATGGCATTACGGGTTACTCATCGTTCAAACACTATGTCACCCAGGTGGAAAACATAATGGAGTGGTTTGTCATCACCAGTGTATTTGTTATTTCGTATATTTATACCAAACAAACGTATACCTTTCAAAACCACATAGGAGCCTTTGCCGTACTGTTGGGTTGGACCAATCTTATGTTAATGATAGGACAACTGCCGGTATTCGATGTTTACGTAGCCATGTACACTAGGGTTCAAGGAGAATTTGCTAAACTGTTTATGGCCTACTCCTGTATGCTTATTGGATTTACTATATCATTTTGTGTTATATTTCCCTCTTCCTCATCCTTTGCTAATCCATTTATGGGTTTCATATCTGTACTGGTGATGATGATAGGAGAACAGGATCTGTCGCTACTCATCAATGATCCGGATGGCAAGGATCCACCATTTCTCTTGGAAGTTAGTGCTCAAATAACATTTGTGCTCTTCTTGCTATTCGTTACGATTATATTGATGAATCTGCTGGTGGGTATAGCGGTACACGATATACAAGGTCTCAAAAAGACCGCTGGCCTCTCTAAGCTGGTAAGGCAAACCAAGTTAATATCTTACATAGAGTCGGCCTTATTTAATGGTTATTTACCCACATGGCTACGTAACTTGCTGCACTATACGGCCCTGGTGTCACCGCAAGCGTATCGTGTGGTTTTGTGTGTAAAACCGTTAAATCCGAGCGAAAAACGTTTGCCACGAGATATTCTAATGAAAGCCTACGAGGTGGGTAAAATGCGCAAACACTTTGGTCACACTATATCGGCCAAATCATCCGATGCTACTTATCtttcatacaaaaacaaatacaatagtGAAACTAATCAAACACCGACGACTCCCTATGCGACGGAGGATTTTGAAGCCACCGTCTTGTCAAACATTAATACGAAAATCGATGATAATAGCGAACGTATTGAGTATTTAACACAAGAGATACAAGAGCTAAAACAGGCTCTTATAACCCAACAGCAGCAAGCTAGCAAAGTTATAGATAAATTATTGATTGTCATATCGAAtcagcaaaaaaataatttaagaaagTAG